Proteins co-encoded in one Pseudopipra pipra isolate bDixPip1 chromosome 12, bDixPip1.hap1, whole genome shotgun sequence genomic window:
- the SENP8 gene encoding sentrin-specific protease 8 produces MDPVVLSYMDSLLRQSDVALLEPPNWLNDHIIGFAFEYFANEQFQEFGHRVCFIGPEVAQFIKCALSQEEIAVFLQPLDLLHKELVFLPINDNSSQAAGGTHWSLLVYFRDKKCFAHYDSHSKCNSAHARQVAGKLEAFLGKRGGKATFVEEKAPAQQNSYDCGMYVICNAEALCHGYCQGRPEPGLQLLTPSYITQKRSEWKALITKLAQK; encoded by the coding sequence ATGGATCCCGTGGTGCTCAGCTACATGGACAGCCTGCTGAGGCAGTCGGACgtggccctgctggagccccCGAACTGGCTCAACGACCACATCATCGGCTTCGCCTTCGAGTACTTCGCCAACGAGCAGTTCCAGGAGTTCGGCCACCGCGTGTGTTTCATCGGCCCCGAGGTCGCCCAGTTCATCAAGTGTGCCCTCAGCCAGGAAGAAATAGCCGTGTTCCTCCAGCCGCTGGACCTTCTCCACAAGGAGCTGGTGTTCCTGCCCATCAATGACAACTCCAGCCAGGCCGCTGGGGGCACCCACTGGAGCTTACTGGTGTATTTCAGGGACAAGAAGTGCTTCGCCCACTACGATTCCCACAGTAAGTGCAACTCTGCCCATGCCAGGCAGGTGGCAGGGAAGCTGGAGGCCTTTCTGGGcaaaagagggggcaaagccaCCTTCGTGGAGGAGAAAGCGCCGGCGCAGCAGAACAGCTACGACTGCGGGATGTACGTGATCTGCAACGCCGAGGCCCTGTGCCACGGGTACTGCCAGGGCCGGCCCgagccagggctgcagctcctcacccCCTCCTACATCACGCAGAAGAGATCTGAGTGGAAAGCTCTCATCACAAAACTGGCACAGAAGTGA